DNA sequence from the Devosia lacusdianchii genome:
CCACCGTTTCAAGGCCAGCCCCGAACGCGTCTACGATGCCTTCCTCGATCCCGACACTGTTCGGCAGTGGCAGGTCGCCTGGTTGCAGCAATCTGGCCTTAAGGGCGAGATTACCGCCTGCGAAATCGATCCGGTCGTCGGTGGTAAATTCCTTTATGCCGACATGCGCGAGGATGGCGAAGCCCGCCACTGGGGCACCTTCAAGGCGCTGCATCGCCCCAGCAAGATCGCCTTCACCTGGATTACCGATCCCAGTGAGGAAGACGATCCCTCCGTGGTGACCGTCATTATCGAACCCGAACCGAACGGATCGGGTGCCGTTGTCACCCTCTATCACGAGATGGACGCACAATGGGCCGAGTATATCCCGCAGACCGAAAAGGGCTGGACCTCGATGCTGCTGGGGATCGACGAGGTTCTCCTGCACCGGGGGTGATGTCTTGACCTTGCCACATGCGCAGTCCATTTACGCAGCGCACTGGAGAACACCGCAATGGTCGCCAAGATTTTCATCGACGGGGAAGCCGGAACCACGGGTCTGCAGAT
Encoded proteins:
- a CDS encoding SRPBCC family protein — translated: MTDTIEAKVTHRFKASPERVYDAFLDPDTVRQWQVAWLQQSGLKGEITACEIDPVVGGKFLYADMREDGEARHWGTFKALHRPSKIAFTWITDPSEEDDPSVVTVIIEPEPNGSGAVVTLYHEMDAQWAEYIPQTEKGWTSMLLGIDEVLLHRG